In Sciurus carolinensis chromosome 16, mSciCar1.2, whole genome shotgun sequence, the genomic window CTGCCCCTCCAACAGATTAATGCTTAGGCTCAGGGTCATGCAAACTAGCTATGTGTGTGTTGATTCATGACGCTCAGGTCAGTCTCAGAATTTGGTTTTCTCTTGGTCCACTGGGGTCATGGGCTGTCCCAGCCACCAGCTGTGCTCCACAGACAGTGGTTATATGTCTAGGATATGGGTGGGGAGGCCAGAAGGAAAGGCCCAGGCAGAGTTCTCTACTTTCACCATGCTTTCCATAAAACACCAAGGGTCTGATGCCTAACCCTCAGGTCACCCATTCCTTCCGTGACCTCAGTGGGTTGTGATGACATCACAAGCAACAGTTTCTATGACAGGGTAGCTAGGAAACTTCCCTACCAGTTCTCTACAACACACCAGTGAGTCTGGCTGCTCAAAAGAGAATGTCTGACTGGATATATTATATCCAGTCTAACTTGTCTTCCGTGTCATGGGGGAGCAGTGCGGCAGGTAGGCCTAGGCCAGGCATCTGAAATGGAGCCCTGGTAAATACACAACCTCACTGGACGGCCACACGTTCCTTCTGGGCTGGCCCAACACTCCTCAGGACTTCCCCGGCCATGAGTGAGACCAAAGGTCTGCTGCTCCCTCAAGGACCCACAGTGCTTGTGCTCACTGCTCAGGACAAGTCTTCACAAAGGTCCTGATCTCTGTCAATCCAGCCCTCCCCTTCAGACTCCCCAGATGCTTCCTTCAGAGCCCAGTACACTGCTACTCATCtatggtcccagctacttggggctgaggtgggaggatcacctGACCCCGGAGTTGGGCTCAAGGATCTGGGTGGGGAACAGAGTGAAACCTCAGCCAAAAGGTGAGACTCCCATCACCAAATCAGAAAGGAGGCTTTCTCCACATTCTTCCTTCATAAGACGCTTACAAAAGCGTGCTGTGCTTTCATTATCAAATGATGGAGCACTTTGAGGAAGAGCTCTTGGCCTCTCATCAACCTCACCTTCAGACACAGACACCTTTTCCACACTGTCAGGGATACACACACTCGGGCCCCTCCCACAGGTCCCAGTCTGATCTGCTGAGGGACAGGGTGGTGCCATGCAGCTGGGAAGAACAGAAGAGCCAGAGGGACAGAGCAAGCAGTAGTCAGACTGGAGGTCTGAGGAAATGATGTCTCGGGAAGTGGAGGGTAGAAGGCTATTGGGCCTGACCTTGGCACCCAGAATCTGGACCTGGACCTCTGGATACCTCTGTCCCAGAATATGGCCTGCAGAAAGTGGTAGGGCTGGACACACTGGTGTGCAACCACAGtgccagctactgaggaggctgaggcaggaggatggcttcaCTCAAGAGTTCCAGGTCAGTCTGAGGAAACATAGCAAAACACCATCTCAAAACAAGAAAGGCCTTAGAAAACTCCATAAAAACCATACTAGAATTTGGTGCGGTTCAAACAGGCTCTATCAATGGATCCCAACAGAAGCCACCAACATCACAAGGGttttaaacaatttatattaGACCCTGTAttccaaaattgaaaattattcCTTTACAGTCTCAGAAATGACAGGTCTTAAAATTTGTATTCGTTGTAGAATGGTAGATGAGGCAGTGCTGTTAGTGACCATTTTGTGGTCTGACTGTGCACTACCTGATTCCATTGGCTCCAGGAACTCACGTACTTTACAGAAAGCATCTCTTGAAGAGACAGATAACATCCAGGGAGGTGACAGGCAAAGGCTGTATTTGTATGCTAAGCAGATAAGAGGGCTTCAGTCAGAACAGGAAGAAACTGGAGAGGGAGGTGCTGGTGGCAAAGCGCATAAGGCGGAAGTGACTGATGGGTTCTGGGTTTCCTTCCAGCAGCGGTGCCTCCCGCGTCTCCTACACCTGCATACTACCATGTCCTCTACCAAGGATGTGCAGAAACCCAGGTGGGCTGGCATGGGGAGACATACTGCCTGGTTGGTGGCTACCGGCTCTATGGGGACGCTCCGTTGGCCACTCCAGCCAAAGACAAAATAGAGAGGCCAGCAGAGAAGCCAGCAGAGAAGCCCAATCAGAGAGCTAGAGGGGCTCCCAAGAAACGCCGAGCACCATCAGAGGCAGAAAAAACCTTGGGTTGCCGTGGCCCCAAAATTCGACGCTTGGTCCACACTGAAAAGAGACAAAGGCCACGGAAGCTTGCTGGCTGAGCCTCTCTGAGGAAAGAACAAACTTCTGATGCATCCTCACTTTTTCATAGTTATATTTACTGTATTTAgttgggagaaataaaaatgtttagtgtTGCTGTGTATTGACTGTGATGTCATTCAAACTTACAAAAATTTGAGGGATGCGCTGGAGGATGTTTCACGGGATATTCGACAGTGttgcacccagggccttgcttatgCATGCTGTGAGGAACTGCTAGACCTTATAATAGTGTCTGCAGAGCTTGGTAGAGACTGGGTCTCTATTAAAGTCATCCTCTATACTCCTCTTCAGTCTTTGTAAAGGTAATCTTTCTGTTGAAAGAAAATTATCAACAATTTccccatccttttctttttctctccgcAGTACCGGAAACTGATTCCAGGGTTGCTCTACCTTGGAGCTAGGTgcccagtcctttctgtttttttatttggagacagggtctggaACGTTacagaggctgacctcaaacttcagatcctcctgcctcagcctcccaaggatcTGGAATTATTGGTGTTTGCCATCACACCTTGGTTCTCCTTACAATTTTAccacaattatttttatgtttttagttctCAATGaaccttcatttcatttttttttatttctacgtcatgctgagaatcaaactcagtgccctATACACACCTACaggcaagtgccccaccactgagccacaactccagcctacttctcattttctacatttcttgTGTTCTACACACTGCAATGAATTACTTTAATAATTAGTATATCAGAAAAACATACCAGTGGAGAGAATCCTTAAAATcctgaaagaaagtgaaaaagcaaatcaaaaaaaTGCAGTATACACACCGTACTAATGAATGCTCATGACATGTGCTCAGAAGGTTTACAGTTGTTACAGTTTAATCTCATGTTCAGTGATGACAGATTAAATCTGAACATTAAATCACACAGACTGCCAGCACCTCCAGAATGGGAGGCAGGGACATCACAAGtacaaatccagcctcagcaacttggtcaGACtcgatctcaaaataaaactaaaaaggttggggatatgactcagtggatAAACctccttggattcaattcctgctaccaaataacaacaacaacaaaaacactctCCACACACTGGCCATGCTGGGCCTCACTTTGAGAACTGGTAGGAGGAGGAGGCACTAGCTCTGCATTAGACACACGAACCTTCCAGGCCTCAGGGAAGCACAGGCACTCACCCAGCTCCATCTGCCCttcacctcacacacacacacgccagcCCTTCCTCAGCAATCTCAGGACCTCAAATTCAGCTCACTGCCCCTTCGCCAGTAGTCTCACACAAtggaatttccttctttccttcctcatttttttcttttatgccagAGATTATACGGTCAAActataagaagaagaaaacttaaaagacTAAAGATTCCCCCTGCTTAAGGAATGGGAGACCTTTCAATCTACATTCTTTTTTCTCGCCTTTCTACTGCAGTCCTTTCCATAACGCTCAGTACTGTTTCAGAGAAGGTCCAcatgagttgctgagattggacTAAACCTTGAGACCGTCCTGCCGTAGCTTCCACAATGGCTGGAATTACACGTGTGTACCACTGGGCACAGCTCAGTCTATACTTTTTAACTGCCTTCAATTTTTGCACCATGAGGACAGAGAACATAGTTAGCTGGCATGTGCCAGTACGGCATACTGCTTGGTATCTGCTCTGAATGGCTAGTGCCAGTCCCTAATTATATTAACAGGACCCCAGGACTGTAAATTTCCTACCTAtagaaaaccaaataaatttaCAGTTTCCTTCCCAGAAGAGACCATAGCCCctactttctttttgtctttccaaaTATAATCTATAAGTAaaacataaacatacataaatattcactCCCCAGTTTCCTGAAATAAACAGTAGTATATTATAAGAAATTCTGCTCATTGCTGTTTTTCACTACATCATGGAGATCATTCCAAATCATTTCCACAATGCTCCTTACATAACTCAGGAACACACTGAcataatcagagaaaacacagtCATAAGTTTTCAACTCCTCACAGACAGTTTCAAATTGCTGAAATTTCTTGAAGCTGCAGTCTATGAGGCCTTCTGGTTTCCAAGGTGGCAGGCAGGTATGATGCAGCCTCCTGACCTCAAGCATTGCTGTCAACCCGGGTGACTCCTCAGAGCAAAGTGACTGACTCCAGACAGTGAGCCAGGGGGACATCTCTGATGTCTGCACTGCCTATCTTCTGCTCACCCTGCCACAACGCTCCCAAGGACAGCACAGTAATTGTCCCTATGATGCCTTACACTCAGCAACCTCACATCCCTTCATCATCGGATCCAAACCTCTTCTTTCCTCAGCTCCTGATCACAGCTCAAAACCAAGaatcctgcttcctggccaccagtcTTTCCGCCCCAATTCCAAACACTCTTCCCAACATCCCACAACCAATCATTTCAGAGCCTAGACGTAGCTTCCCCATCTCTACCCTACTGCCAGTCTAATCTACCAGACACTTGGCTTCTGTGTTGAAGAGAGAGGTGAACCATACTTAAAGTCCAAATCCAGCTCAAATGATTCCAACCAAAGTTTGACATCTTTCACTCCTtggattcctcttcctctcccacttcccAATCCTCAGGTCAAAATGAGCTATTCGAAGCTGTCTCCACCTCCTGGTGGCCTCAATACTACTCTCATCATCGAGTCCTATATGTCTTCCTCAAGGACCACATTTCCTCTGAAGAAACAAGTTGAAGGGCAGCCTTTCCATTCTGTTCTCAGGCTTACCATGACCCTCTGCTCTGACTTCATTTGAGATGACATTTATACTGCATCATCTATTATTCTAAATGTATgcctcacttttttcttttcgtaatgtttcatttattcataaaaaagtTTTTATGTACAAAACAAGATGATATTTGTTTCCCAGAATTAAAAGGACTCTTTAAATAGTAAAACTCAGAACAAGGATTAAATGGTGCTGTTTTTCACATAAGCACTTAAGTGAACAAATTCTTCACAAGGAAGCTATCAGACATACACTGAGATGCTCAGGACCACAGCTATGCCCACCAGACTCCCCCTGTGGGCACAGATCTGCAATAGGACAGAGAGCAGCTTGATGAACCTTTACGTTCCTCatttagttatatgtggtgctgagaaatgaacccagcacctcatgcatgctaggtacacaatccaccactgagtcacaactcagCCTATATGTTTCCACTttattcatgaaaagaaaaacacctgttcatagtatttttctttgctttttttttcatcagtgcTTAGCAACACTGcggttgaatccagggccttgtacattgccggaaagtgctataccactgagctatttccacaggctttcattattttatttggagacagggttctCCTACGGTGCCTAGGATGGCTTCatatttgcaattctcctgcatcagtctccgagataactgggattacaggcatgggccaccaggCCTGGTCCTGTTCCAGTTTTGCCCATTGATCCACtaacatcctttccagcattttctCCATCCACAACAGGATCTAGCCCAGACTAGACACTGTACCTCACCCTCACATCTCCTGACCTTCCATTTTTAATCTCCATACTATATTTGTGAGGAACATAAAGAAATCCTTCACCTTGGTGGAATAGTCTTTTCTATAGCCCATGATGACATCAATACCAGCTACATCGTTTTCTCtgggaaatcatgaaagaaaagaggTAATAAACATAAAACTTGATGAAGAAGCGTCAAAAGCATGAACAGGTCTGTGCTAAAGAACCTCTGGCTGTGTCTCTCACTCTATGGAACACACCACCCTCAATGACAGACATCATCTGAGCAGAGTTCCAGACAAAACACAAATGTGTGTACACATCTGAAAAGAGCTAGGAATTGAGGACTTTCCCATACTGCAGTTGTGTCAGAGAACTCAAATACCCAGTAACAGTCATGCTAAATCAATTCCAAAGTATCATGTCTcactgaagaaatgaaaaccattGTCAATGCAGAGAAGTGACATCAGAAGAAGAGCCCTTTGCCAGAACAACTCTTCTGGCACAAGTTACATGATGACCTTCATTTGCTGAGCTGTGCGGATGACTTACTCCAAAACTCTCAAATGCAGAAGGACCCTGACCTCATTCTCTGGTTTGTATAGTTAACAGTCTGTGATCAACTACAATTATTGTCTGAGTCCCTTCTTGCTATCACTGTCATCAAAACAAAAGCTAACACGAACGAAGCACTCCCAATGTGTGACATGCTCCAAATAACATGCCTGATTTCCTTTACCCTTCCCTGTAACAGAGGTGGGTAGTACTAATGGTATAGTTTCACAGAGTAAGGAACCAACTTATCAGCAAGGCTAAGTAACTTCCCAAGCTCACACAGTTAACCAGTAGGAAACCCAGAATTGCAATCCAGCTGTATCTAAACTCTAAAACTCACTCTTTGATCATGGTACTCTTCTGCCTTTCTTAACTCAGGAAGCAAGAGGAATTACCAATTAAAGCTTCAGGACTCACAGTCAGGAAAATCCCCAGAAAGGGAATCCCAGGAATAAACATTCGATATGGGCCCTCACACGAGGGTCTCTGGGAACTGGGAACAGGGGGTACATGTGACTCCCGGGACAGACTTGAGATGtcattagagaaaaggaaatcaggCTCAGCTCAAAACAGAAAGTAATCGGCTACAAGGCACAAGGGTGGATCACCTCCATGGTCATCAGTGACACTAAGACCTCTTCTCTCACAGGAAAAACAAAGGGAGCTCAGGAGGGAGAAACTTACACAAGCCTGGCCACAGCCAGGGCTCCCTCTGCATCTGAGGTCCCCTGGGAACACGAAAGCCTTCATCAACCAATCAGTGCCCTGATAAAGGcagatgtgcacacacatacatgcccATCTCCCCACCAACATGtcccacaaacacaaacacatacacattcatGCCCATAGGTAGTGTGAACCATTTGTCTCCCAGTAAGCCAGCCCAATGGATGAGCTcactgggaaaggaaaaaaatggacttGGAAGACCTAAACAATGTCCTTAATGCTATTCTTACGTTCAATCAtacaaaatcatgaacaaaaGAATCTTCTAGAAAACATGCAGATACCTACAACTTAGGATTCCATAATTATATGTCTACATATTGCCATCATTATTAAAATCCTATACATTGGGAGGTGGAAGGAgggctagaatggaggaaggagggactgcatagagggaaaagaggggtgggaggggtggggggaaggaagatataacagaacgaatcaaacactattaccctatgtaaatatatgattacataaatggtatgcctttacttcatgtacaaacagagaaacaacaggtatcccatttgtttaggataaaaataaatttaaaaaacataaaaaaatataaaatacaaaaattaaaaaaaataacctgaaCATCTTTTGGGAGCTATTTCTAAGAGAGCACCAAGGAATGTCCAGAGCAAGAGAACAGGTCAATGGAGTCTTTGGAACCCTAACGTAAAAGCATAACCACCCACAAGCAGGAGaacacacttgcaatcccagcagcttgggaggccaacacaggaagactgcaagtttgaagccagcctcagccatttagagGAGCTCTAAGCAACTCcgtcagatcctgtctcaaaagaaagaatacaaagggCTGAATATGGCTCAGGGGTTCAGTGTCCTTGATTTCAATCCCTTCtaacaaaaagcagaaacaaacagAGAGTTTAACTACTCTGGAGGAAATCTAATTCGTCCGAGAGGAAATAAATACAGACTACACAAAAAGAAACACCAAAACCTGAATATAATCAATGCTAGGGattcaaaaattaatatacaaGTCATGTTGCCAAGCAAAAGATTCCTgtaattaagtaaattaaatctGAGACTGGAGGCATGGAACTGACTGTGGCAGCCTGATGTCCACACACTGACTCCCATAGTGTAAGCACTCACGAACGACACTTCCAAAAATGCTCAAGTCAAGTCTTCACGAAGCCACTGCTGAGTGAGGAAACTCAGGCATTTGATGCTGGCCGGCACAGGACCTAACTTATGACAACCCAACACACAGGAAGCCTCAGGAAGACACTTGACATTGGGGTCTCCTGTCATCTGGAAGACcactctgctctgttctctttcACAGGTGCGCAAGACTACTCGGTCATCAGGGGCCACGAAATCCACTGTTCTGAGCACCTCTacaagaaaacacaaacacatggGGTACAAGTTCAGCATAGCCTAAGCCCTGCAGGTGAACACAGCAAAGCATAACCTGGAATGGAAAAAAAGGATCACAGACGTTTGTGCTTCTGACGTGCTGATGATGGTCCATCTCACCACCCAGGTAATGGTTTGTTcactttatcattctttcttaAACTGCATGTTTGGGTTGTATGCACTGTCTGAGTGATTacaaacattttacaattttttgaaatattggaAAAAACGTACATACACTGAACTTTGTGTTTCAATACTGGTTAAAATTGTCCTGCAAGATGGCACTTTGAGGTGCAAGTGACCATTTCTTAATTACAAAGAGTGTGTCAGGAAATTGGAGTGGACGAGTACCCTTTCAGTCAATCTTCACTACTATTTGCAGTTGCCTATTTTCAAATGCATCTATTCACTAAAATTGAATTATACACCTAATCAATACATGTGGTGTTTCCACTCATTCATGGACAGTCACTAAGTGACAACAAACTGCAGTCACCTGACATACACATCTCCAGAAGATCAAACAAGGTGCCACTCTTGACTCCTTATTTTTAGCTCTGATATGAAATTTGTCCTTTTGACAGTATATGCAGCCCTTcaatttttgtacttttcttaaTGATGTCACTGTAGAAAATGGCTTCAATCATGGTGCTGAAATCCTCTTGAGTGACcggtattattttatatttcattctttctt contains:
- the LOC124966561 gene encoding DPEP2 neighbor protein-like; translation: MSDWIYYIQSNLSSVSWGSSAAAAVPPASPTPAYYHVLYQGCAETQVGWHGETYCLVGGYRLYGDAPLATPAKDKIERPAEKPAEKPNQRARGAPKKRRAPSEAEKTLGCRGPKIRRLVHTEKRQRPRKLAG